TTATATGCAATAATGGTTTTTTATCTCTCAGTCAGTGCCAGCATAGGGGGCCTCAAACGCTTCCTTAAAATGGATCTGGGTTACCCTGTTAGAAATATTCTTGTTGCCAACAACCTCTCTTCTATCACGGAATTTTTGATTGATTGTCTGAATGTTGTTCAGAAAGCATCCTTAGACCCAGGGCATATAGGTATATATTTCGGGATGGGAGTTTTACTGTATTTTGTATTTTTAACTTCTAAAAACCCGGCACTAGTGAGATATTCGGCGGTCTGTGCAGTATCCATAGGAACTGCCTACGGTATACTGAACGAAATATTCCAGACGTTCCTTCCTTACCGGACTGCAAGCGTGGCAGATATTGTTTCAAATCTCCTTGGGCTGGTACTTGCACAGATTTCCGTAATTCTTTTTGCGTTTGCATTAAAAATATTCTTTTATAAAAAAAACATTAAAAAATCAGTAGATTAAGAGCCTATTCAAAAGTCCTGTTGCTCTTAACGTTATCCATAAAGGTTTGATTTTTTTTAAGAATTCATCAGAGATCTCATAGTCGTAACTGATTTTACTTTTTGTCATTACAATGTATGACTCTGAAGCATGATTTCTATACTTATCGGATAGTCTCTTACTCAGATTGTAGGTTTCCCGGTCAGAAAATAACTCTACTCCAGGATCTTAAATCAAAAAGTTTAATACTTCGGACAGGAATTTCCATTTAAAATGTTATTATCTATGTAAGGACACGTTGGTAATATATCACAAAAGAAAACGCTTATTCTTCTCAGTAAACTTTAGATCTTTTTGAACTTAAGACCAGCTTAACAGTCTACGAGATTTACTTCTCCAGAAGGAGCTGAAAAGCAATAACCTTCAAAAAAATAAAGCGACCCTACTTTAATTTCATGATAAGATGACCTAATTACAACTAAAGACATCAATTTCCCAGCGCAAAACATCTGCTGCTGGATTCGTAACAAAATAAAGAATAATGCCACTGAAAGGTTCTAAACCAGGATCTTAAACTGGTTTAAAAGCTATTTGTGAATGGTAGATGGAACGTTTAAGGGGGCAGTTGGACGTCATCTGAAATGCAAAGTGAAAATAAGGTGCGTGAATTGAAACAAATAGCGGTGTTAATGCTTATTTTCTTTATATTTTCGTTATTGGTGGTAGTTGTGGATTCGGACTTGGGCTCTGCCGCAGATGTCGAAAATGAATCAGTTGTTGCAGATTTTACTACTTCTCCGCAATCGGGGGAAGCTCCGCTAACAGTACAGTTTACTGACACCTCAACCGGAAGCCCAACATCCTGGCTCTGGGACTTCGGAGACGGTAGTACATCAAATTCTCAAAGCCCTTCCCACACCTACTCTAATGCGGGAACATACACCGTAACGTTGACGGTAAGTGATAGCTGGGCCTCGGACAGTGTTAAAGGCTATATTACTGTTAAAGAAAAAGCCATAGTTCCCGTTGTAGTAGCCAGTTTCAGCTCTAATGCAACTTCAGGTAAAGTGCCTCTCACAGTCAAGTTTACCGATAACTCAAGCGGCGGGCCGACTTCCTGGAAATGGGACTTTAACGGGGATGGGACCATAGACTCAACAGTCCAGAATCCGGTTTACACCTATTCTACTGCCGGAACATATTCGGTAACCCTGAATGCAACCAATGGCACTGTCAGCAGTGAGCTTACAAAATCGAGTTACATTTACACTGGAAATGGGCCAACAGCTAGTTTTACTACTTCTCCGCAATCGGGGGAAGCTCCGTTAACAGTACAGTTTACTGACACCTCAACCGGAAGCCCAACATCCTGGCTCTGGGACTTCGGAGACGGTAGTACATCAAATTCTCAAAGCCCTTCCCACACATATTCCAGAGCAGGGACGTATACAGTGAAATTAACCGTGACAAATTCATACGGGTCCTCCGGTACGGCTTCCTCTTCTATCACTGCATACTCAATCGCTGTACCTGTAGCTGGTTTTAGCTCTAATGCAACTTCAGGCTCAGCTCCTCTTTCTGTCCAGTTCACTGACCAGAGTACCAACGGCCCTACAGCCTGGAAATGGGATTTTAACAGTGATGGAACAATTGATTCAACAGTACAAAACCCTGTTTATGTGTATACAGCTCCGGGAACCTACTCAGTTACCCTGAGTGTAGTCAACGGTACTGCAAGGGATAATGTCAAAAAATCTAACTTCATTACGGTAGGAAGTTCGCTTCTCGCTTCTTTTACCATTTCCCCACAGGCAGGTAATGCTCCGCTTACTGTTCATTTTAATGATACTTCTTCCGGAAATGTGACTTCCTGGGCCTGGGACTTTGGGGACGGAAATACTTCAGCATCTCAGAATCCATCCCACATCTATTTCAGAGCCGGAAGTTATGCCGTGAAATTGACCGCAACAAATGCTTTTGGGTCTAGCACCAGTGCTCTTTCCTTTATAAAAGTGTTATCGATTACTTCACCTGTTCCTGATTTTACATCAAACGTAACCTCAGGCCAGGTTCCACTTACCGTTCAGTTTCAAGATTTATCTACCGGAGGCCCGACTGCATGGGAATGGGATTTTAATAGTGACGGAACAATTGATTCAACAGTACAAAATCCTGTTTATCGGTTTATGACCAGCGGGTTCTATACGGTTACTCTGAGGGCAGGTAACGGTACTGCGTGGAGCAACATTACCAAATCTAACTATATTATGGTCGGAGACGGGATCCATGCTTCGTTTGTTACTTCTACACGCACAGGGAATGCCCCCCTGACCGTTCAGTTTAACGACACTTCCTCGGGTAACGTTACCTCCTGGTTTTGGGACTTTGGAGACGGCAAGACATCTACCATCCAGAATCCGAGCCATGGGTA
The Methanosarcina sp. WWM596 DNA segment above includes these coding regions:
- a CDS encoding PKD domain-containing protein codes for the protein MDSDLGSAADVENESVVADFTTSPQSGEAPLTVQFTDTSTGSPTSWLWDFGDGSTSNSQSPSHTYSNAGTYTVTLTVSDSWASDSVKGYITVKEKAIVPVVVASFSSNATSGKVPLTVKFTDNSSGGPTSWKWDFNGDGTIDSTVQNPVYTYSTAGTYSVTLNATNGTVSSELTKSSYIYTGNGPTASFTTSPQSGEAPLTVQFTDTSTGSPTSWLWDFGDGSTSNSQSPSHTYSRAGTYTVKLTVTNSYGSSGTASSSITAYSIAVPVAGFSSNATSGSAPLSVQFTDQSTNGPTAWKWDFNSDGTIDSTVQNPVYVYTAPGTYSVTLSVVNGTARDNVKKSNFITVGSSLLASFTISPQAGNAPLTVHFNDTSSGNVTSWAWDFGDGNTSASQNPSHIYFRAGSYAVKLTATNAFGSSTSALSFIKVLSITSPVPDFTSNVTSGQVPLTVQFQDLSTGGPTAWEWDFNSDGTIDSTVQNPVYRFMTSGFYTVTLRAGNGTAWSNITKSNYIMVGDGIHASFVTSTRTGNAPLTVQFNDTSSGNVTSWFWDFGDGKTSTIQNPSHGYSESGSYSVTLNVSNVYGYSAVTWADFIKVGEDEGGSGGSVSSGGTSPGAGGISPEPASNVEVKELAQEFITAGSHKRFEFVKNATSIMYVKFDSYRNFGETIAIVEQLKSRSVLTPIEPSGKVYTYLNIWVGNKDFATSGNIGNAIVGFRVKRSAISEYEAEKSSVFMYRYSDGKWNALPTRKMGEDNHYMYFESRTPGFSSFSIITGKKAIEYQEKENESAEQPFELSINSRQVEMPGSGFMPATEHKDWSKVSKAIKVFVGFMVILLIAIAVTEKKR
- a CDS encoding VanZ family protein; the protein is MLKLKKSRFFIIITILYAIMVFYLSVSASIGGLKRFLKMDLGYPVRNILVANNLSSITEFLIDCLNVVQKASLDPGHIGIYFGMGVLLYFVFLTSKNPALVRYSAVCAVSIGTAYGILNEIFQTFLPYRTASVADIVSNLLGLVLAQISVILFAFALKIFFYKKNIKKSVD